One Paenibacillus sp. FSL W8-0186 genomic window carries:
- a CDS encoding aldo/keto reductase: MAKSLQDKTTLHNGVKMPWFGIGVFKVEEGPELVHAVKTAIKYGYRSVDTAAIYENEEGVGQGIREGMREAGISREDLFVTSKVWNTDLGYESAIAAYETSLKKLGLEYLDLYLIHWPVEGKYKDAWRALETLYKEGRVKAIGVSNFQIHHLEDLMKEAEIKPMVNQVEYHPRLTQKELQSFCQEHGIQLEAWSPLMQGQLLDHQVLKEIADKYGKSIAQVILRWDLQNGVVTIPKSTKEHRIIENATVFDFELTDEDMKRINELNQNYRVGPDPDNFDF; the protein is encoded by the coding sequence ATAGCTAAAAGCTTGCAGGATAAAACGACGTTGCATAATGGGGTCAAAATGCCCTGGTTTGGTATCGGGGTGTTTAAAGTAGAAGAAGGTCCTGAGTTAGTCCATGCTGTAAAAACAGCCATTAAATACGGTTATCGCAGTGTAGATACAGCAGCGATTTATGAAAATGAAGAAGGGGTCGGACAAGGTATCCGCGAAGGGATGAGAGAGGCCGGCATTTCCAGAGAAGATCTATTTGTAACTTCAAAGGTCTGGAATACCGATTTAGGGTATGAGTCTGCAATAGCTGCTTATGAAACGAGCTTAAAAAAACTTGGATTAGAGTATCTGGATTTATACCTGATTCATTGGCCTGTAGAAGGTAAATATAAAGATGCATGGAGAGCATTAGAGACTCTTTACAAAGAAGGACGCGTAAAAGCTATCGGGGTAAGCAATTTTCAAATCCATCATCTCGAAGACTTGATGAAAGAGGCAGAAATTAAACCGATGGTGAACCAAGTGGAATACCACCCGCGTTTGACCCAAAAAGAACTGCAGTCGTTTTGTCAGGAACATGGAATTCAGCTGGAAGCTTGGTCCCCATTAATGCAGGGTCAATTGCTAGATCATCAGGTTCTGAAAGAAATTGCAGACAAGTATGGTAAGTCCATCGCGCAAGTCATTTTACGTTGGGACCTGCAAAACGGTGTTGTAACCATTCCGAAATCTACAAAAGAACATCGAATTATTGAAAATGCAACGGTATTTGATTTTGAGTTGACGGACGAAGATATGAAGCGCATTAATGAACTGAATCAGAACTACCGAGTTGGTCCAGACCCGGACAATTTTGACTTCTAA
- a CDS encoding DUF6022 family protein produces MTLKPLFRYDMNIEEICEAGNQYIQSVWKILYDSMLGELTIAFHEIGDAAYGRYLDRLMPALFESLVDAGFEANEALKENDFVIGSCLLFRNSLEKWGTEDRRSRIFWNVLRSKNSQHPLGTLLTEIPHSHLKFDIPMAPVLYSLKEYERERIAQGIRRIKE; encoded by the coding sequence ATGACACTAAAACCATTATTCCGTTACGACATGAACATTGAGGAGATTTGCGAGGCAGGTAATCAGTATATCCAATCGGTATGGAAGATATTATACGATTCGATGCTAGGTGAGCTAACGATCGCTTTTCATGAAATCGGGGATGCTGCCTATGGCCGCTATTTGGACCGGTTGATGCCCGCACTATTTGAAAGCCTTGTAGACGCCGGGTTCGAAGCAAATGAGGCGCTCAAAGAGAATGATTTCGTGATCGGGAGCTGTCTGCTATTTCGCAACTCGCTTGAAAAATGGGGAACCGAGGATCGTAGGTCCCGAATTTTTTGGAATGTGTTACGCAGTAAGAATAGTCAACATCCCCTAGGAACTTTATTGACGGAAATCCCTCATTCGCATCTGAAGTTCGACATTCCTATGGCACCTGTATTATATTCGCTGAAAGAGTACGAGAGGGAGCGCATCGCGCAAGGAATTCGGCGGATCAAGGAATAA
- a CDS encoding YxeA family protein, which produces MKKGFIAIAVVVIVLVGFVVFIQNVNLNRIGAEQYYVQINQDGKKIEDKSDSGQKYVSYEYTLEGFDSNGKEKVLTFTAGKELRQDAYLRVYVKGNDVSSYQEVQATELPEQVKQKLVGAGK; this is translated from the coding sequence ATGAAAAAGGGATTTATCGCTATAGCGGTTGTTGTGATCGTTCTGGTCGGATTCGTCGTATTCATTCAAAACGTGAATTTAAACCGAATCGGTGCGGAGCAATATTACGTGCAGATTAACCAAGACGGAAAGAAAATCGAAGATAAGTCGGACAGCGGACAGAAGTATGTTTCTTACGAATACACCCTGGAGGGCTTTGATTCTAACGGAAAGGAAAAGGTGCTGACCTTTACAGCAGGTAAAGAACTGCGTCAAGATGCGTACCTGAGAGTCTATGTGAAGGGGAATGATGTAAGCTCCTACCAGGAAGTGCAGGCAACCGAGCTACCCGAACAAGTGAAGCAAAAGCTGGTTGGTGCCGGGAAATAA
- a CDS encoding response regulator transcription factor has protein sequence MPLSQKILIVDDEEDILKLLKTVLIKEGFEHVYTAATANEGWLQFQDKQPDLVILDIMLPDGEGYDVCKQIRSVSNVPIFFLSAKNEEIDRILGFAIGGDDYITKPFSPKEVAFRIKARFRRAESIPEEGLNEHTLKAGPFELDEHKFELKKNGEVIELKPKELGLISYLLKHPNRIISKESLYDQVWGEESFGYDNTVMVHIRRLREKIEEDPSNPQYLVTIKGLGYKLALKESAQ, from the coding sequence TTGCCGCTAAGTCAGAAAATATTGATCGTGGACGATGAAGAAGATATTTTGAAGCTCCTTAAAACGGTGCTGATCAAGGAAGGGTTCGAGCACGTATATACCGCCGCTACGGCGAACGAAGGCTGGCTTCAGTTTCAGGACAAGCAGCCTGACCTCGTCATATTGGACATTATGCTTCCGGATGGCGAGGGGTATGACGTATGCAAACAAATCCGCAGCGTTTCGAACGTGCCAATTTTCTTTTTGTCGGCCAAAAACGAGGAAATCGATAGAATACTCGGATTTGCTATCGGTGGCGACGATTATATCACCAAACCGTTTAGTCCGAAGGAAGTGGCTTTTCGAATCAAAGCACGTTTCCGAAGAGCCGAGAGCATCCCGGAAGAGGGATTGAACGAGCACACCTTGAAAGCCGGACCATTTGAGCTTGACGAACACAAATTCGAACTGAAGAAAAACGGCGAAGTCATCGAGCTCAAACCGAAAGAGCTTGGTCTCATTAGCTATTTGCTGAAGCACCCGAACCGGATTATAAGCAAGGAAAGCCTGTACGATCAGGTGTGGGGAGAGGAATCCTTCGGTTATGACAATACCGTCATGGTTCATATTCGGCGGCTGAGGGAAAAGATCGAGGAGGATCCTTCAAACCCGCAATATTTGGTGACCATAAAGGGACTGGGATATAAGCTTGCATTGAAGGAATCGGCGCAATGA
- a CDS encoding class I SAM-dependent methyltransferase, with protein MDKNSVNRTNIIGAGEVGSAISVDMNKASIHKTNSIFWDTKGNDILGATSLPLYGAFVSEEKCQLFGDVSGKKMLEIGCGSGQSLQYHGERKASELWGLDMSENQIEKTRQHLAACGLTAQLICSPMEEECGIPEDYFDFVYSIYAIGWTTDLEGTFGRIASYLKKDGVFIFSWSHPIHKCVASENSMLIFKKSYFDESWYSVSLEESTLTLSDRKLSTYVNALSKAGFVIEQLIEESDNEIMQLRDSDFAQKAKMLPVTFVIKARKL; from the coding sequence ATGGACAAGAATTCTGTGAACAGAACAAACATTATAGGCGCTGGCGAGGTTGGCAGCGCCATCTCGGTCGACATGAATAAGGCTTCTATACATAAGACAAACAGCATCTTTTGGGACACAAAGGGAAATGACATCTTAGGAGCAACCTCGCTTCCTCTATATGGAGCATTTGTCTCAGAAGAAAAGTGCCAGCTTTTTGGCGATGTCTCAGGGAAAAAGATGCTGGAGATCGGCTGTGGCAGCGGTCAATCCTTGCAATATCATGGGGAACGCAAAGCATCTGAACTATGGGGATTGGATATGTCAGAAAACCAAATCGAAAAGACAAGGCAGCATTTGGCGGCGTGCGGCCTTACAGCCCAATTGATCTGTTCTCCCATGGAAGAAGAATGCGGCATACCCGAGGATTATTTTGACTTTGTTTATTCGATTTATGCCATCGGCTGGACCACCGACCTTGAAGGTACTTTCGGCCGAATTGCTTCTTACCTAAAAAAAGACGGCGTATTTATTTTCAGTTGGTCCCACCCTATACACAAATGTGTAGCTTCAGAAAATAGTATGCTTATTTTTAAAAAAAGTTATTTCGATGAATCTTGGTATTCGGTTTCTCTTGAAGAAAGTACGCTAACCTTATCGGATCGTAAACTATCAACTTATGTGAATGCGCTCTCAAAAGCGGGGTTTGTCATTGAGCAACTAATTGAGGAGTCGGATAATGAAATTATGCAATTACGGGACAGCGATTTTGCCCAGAAAGCAAAGATGCTTCCTGTAACCTTTGTAATCAAAGCAAGAAAACTATAG
- a CDS encoding MerR family transcriptional regulator, translating to MDFGPKKLAEKYGLSASTLRNYEAKGLMPPAVRSANGYRMYTERHEAYLACIQAMASAFGMEVTSEVMHCLGRHDLDDALWIVRDKEVMLHREKASLDQLVQELKSYSEGSQTYDFSRHFSIHEVSRLTGAPKSAIRYWEKSGLFTAERDPDNKYRLYNEAHLFKIRMIQVLQSSVYSEETVNLKKSIAILELENIEHAMRISESIRAHLHQTIKLQMRALYFLYRLIQTLEFKQ from the coding sequence ATGGACTTTGGACCAAAAAAACTGGCAGAAAAATACGGTTTAAGCGCCAGTACCTTACGGAACTACGAAGCAAAGGGGTTAATGCCTCCTGCGGTCCGATCCGCAAATGGGTACCGTATGTATACGGAACGGCATGAGGCTTATCTGGCATGTATTCAAGCCATGGCTTCCGCATTCGGAATGGAAGTAACAAGCGAGGTGATGCATTGTCTTGGGCGACATGACTTGGACGACGCATTGTGGATCGTCAGGGATAAGGAGGTTATGCTCCATCGGGAAAAAGCAAGTCTAGATCAACTGGTACAGGAGTTGAAATCGTATTCTGAAGGCAGTCAAACCTACGACTTTAGCCGACACTTCAGCATCCACGAGGTTTCCAGATTGACGGGGGCTCCTAAATCCGCAATCCGTTACTGGGAGAAAAGCGGCCTATTCACTGCTGAGCGAGATCCTGATAACAAATATCGTCTTTATAATGAAGCACATCTCTTTAAAATTAGGATGATTCAAGTACTCCAGAGCTCCGTTTATTCTGAGGAAACCGTGAACTTAAAAAAATCCATAGCTATCTTGGAACTAGAGAATATCGAGCATGCGATGAGAATTTCTGAAAGTATCCGTGCTCACTTGCATCAAACGATCAAGCTTCAGATGCGAGCACTCTATTTTCTTTACCGCTTAATTCAAACATTAGAATTCAAACAATAG
- a CDS encoding CueP family metal-binding protein has translation MRKLLFFISIVSIIVLSGCVSQQSENNNGIIKSDVDIKQLVSDYSSGNIEDQSASINSMQLIVTNQDNSQLTYALPEDEFFVSIAPYVEQTHPCATHSLTGCRGELVNKEFEVYIEDSEGNVIRDEKLTSNSHGFIDLWLPRDKEYRISITQNEKKVESTFSTFESDDTCITTMQLT, from the coding sequence ATGAGAAAACTATTGTTCTTTATTAGTATTGTCTCAATTATTGTATTAAGTGGATGTGTAAGCCAACAGTCAGAAAATAACAATGGGATCATAAAAAGTGACGTAGATATTAAACAGTTAGTAAGTGATTATAGCAGTGGTAATATAGAGGACCAGTCTGCCTCAATTAATTCCATGCAATTAATAGTTACAAACCAGGATAACAGCCAGTTAACCTATGCATTGCCGGAAGACGAGTTCTTTGTTTCTATTGCACCATACGTTGAACAAACACATCCTTGTGCAACCCATAGCCTGACTGGTTGCCGAGGAGAATTGGTAAATAAAGAGTTTGAGGTATATATTGAAGATAGCGAAGGAAACGTTATACGAGATGAAAAATTAACGTCAAATTCCCATGGATTTATTGATTTATGGCTGCCGAGAGACAAAGAATATCGTATCTCAATTACCCAAAACGAGAAAAAAGTGGAATCTACATTTTCAACGTTTGAAAGTGACGATACATGCATTACAACCATGCAATTGACATAA
- a CDS encoding DUF2200 domain-containing protein, translating into MTKHRIYTTSVASVYPHYVTKAEKKGRTKTEVDEIIRWLTGYSQEELEAHLEKKTDFETFFAEATQINPSRTLIKGVVCGVRVEDIEEPTMQEIRYLDKLIDELAKGKAMEKILRK; encoded by the coding sequence ATGACCAAACATCGGATTTATACAACAAGTGTCGCAAGCGTCTATCCCCATTATGTTACAAAGGCGGAGAAAAAAGGCCGTACGAAAACAGAAGTCGATGAAATCATCCGTTGGTTGACAGGGTATAGCCAGGAAGAGTTAGAAGCGCATCTGGAGAAAAAAACAGACTTTGAGACATTTTTTGCGGAGGCTACTCAAATAAATCCTTCCCGTACTTTAATCAAAGGCGTGGTCTGCGGTGTTCGAGTGGAAGACATCGAAGAGCCCACGATGCAGGAAATTCGCTATTTGGATAAGCTGATTGATGAGCTTGCAAAGGGAAAAGCAATGGAGAAAATTTTGCGAAAATAA
- a CDS encoding ABC transporter permease, protein MTLFKIAGKNIRKNFTNYFLYFASMIFSIVIYFTFVSLKYDSTIASASEGSQKISSAFSGAAVVLIVFVAVFIWYSNSFFTRKRKKEVGLYSLLGVRKKQIGRMLFYENFLMGILALIVGIALGAVLSRFFVMILMKVMGYAAIADFSISPAAILNTFLVFMIITLITSLQGYRLIYRFKLIELFKADQEREKEPKSSLIIALLSVALIGFGYWLALQNMLTSKAWATIGFMLTPLVILISVILGTYLLFNTLTVTLLKLARKHKKSYWRGLNLIGTSQLLYRMKGNARTLTIIAVLSATTLTAVGTAYSTYYNTRTNAVLANPNSYMFIGVDSTVTGKADKAIEQAAEHKVLYHESMPLLELDADTSGLNHAQGSEEQSFTVISSRDFNRLAKLQGRDDAISLEGSEAAVLEPAYLEGISPEYVGSSIKLKGEGINETIQFKTLKKYNVLNFGTVYSTIVVSDELFAELKPNAKALAVEAYSITHQDKAKELTMQLEEILPEKAELSSFYSDYSRGMESTGLLMFMGGFLGLVFLAATGSIIYFKQLTEAGSDKARYVILHKIGVKKREIRKTVAKQVLFIFALPLAFGIAHCAVALSALSKLMMTNLVVPVVSCMGVYVCIYLIYYFLTVHAYCKIVTNTK, encoded by the coding sequence ATGACGCTATTTAAGATCGCCGGGAAGAACATCCGAAAGAACTTCACGAATTATTTTCTTTACTTCGCTTCGATGATATTCAGCATCGTCATCTATTTTACGTTCGTGTCCTTGAAATACGACAGCACTATCGCTTCCGCATCGGAAGGATCGCAAAAGATCAGCTCGGCTTTCAGCGGGGCGGCGGTCGTGCTGATCGTTTTCGTGGCGGTGTTCATCTGGTATTCGAATTCGTTTTTCACGCGCAAGCGCAAAAAAGAGGTAGGGTTGTACTCGCTGCTTGGCGTCCGTAAAAAACAGATCGGACGGATGCTGTTTTATGAAAATTTCCTGATGGGCATTCTGGCCCTGATCGTAGGAATCGCGCTTGGAGCGGTGCTTAGCCGGTTTTTTGTGATGATTCTGATGAAGGTGATGGGTTACGCCGCCATAGCGGATTTCTCCATTTCTCCGGCTGCGATACTGAATACGTTTCTGGTGTTCATGATCATCACGCTGATCACTTCGCTCCAAGGCTATCGCTTGATTTATCGATTCAAGCTGATCGAGCTGTTCAAGGCAGATCAAGAGCGTGAGAAAGAGCCAAAGTCTTCCCTGATCATTGCGTTATTGTCCGTAGCGCTCATCGGGTTCGGCTACTGGCTTGCGCTGCAAAATATGCTTACATCCAAGGCATGGGCGACGATCGGCTTCATGCTGACTCCGCTCGTTATTTTGATATCCGTCATCCTGGGCACATACCTGCTGTTTAACACGTTGACGGTTACGCTGCTGAAGCTGGCCCGCAAACACAAAAAAAGCTACTGGCGTGGACTGAACCTGATCGGGACTTCCCAGCTGCTGTACCGGATGAAAGGCAACGCGCGGACACTCACGATCATCGCTGTGTTAAGCGCAACGACGCTGACGGCGGTTGGAACAGCGTACAGCACGTATTACAACACCCGGACGAACGCGGTGCTTGCGAATCCGAACAGCTATATGTTTATCGGGGTGGACAGTACGGTCACAGGAAAAGCCGATAAGGCGATTGAGCAGGCTGCGGAGCATAAAGTGCTTTACCATGAGTCCATGCCTCTCCTTGAGTTAGATGCGGACACCTCCGGCCTGAATCATGCTCAAGGATCAGAAGAGCAGTCGTTTACCGTCATATCCAGCCGCGATTTTAACCGGTTGGCCAAGCTGCAGGGGCGGGATGATGCCATAAGCCTTGAAGGCAGCGAAGCCGCAGTGCTCGAACCCGCCTATCTGGAAGGCATTTCGCCGGAGTATGTCGGTTCGTCGATCAAGCTGAAGGGTGAAGGGATCAATGAAACCATCCAATTCAAAACATTAAAAAAATACAATGTGCTGAATTTTGGAACGGTCTACTCCACCATTGTCGTCAGCGATGAACTTTTTGCGGAGCTTAAGCCGAATGCCAAGGCTTTGGCTGTCGAAGCCTATAGCATCACGCATCAGGACAAGGCTAAAGAGCTGACAATGCAGTTGGAAGAGATTTTACCGGAGAAAGCGGAGCTTTCAAGCTTTTACAGTGATTATTCACGGGGAATGGAATCTACCGGCCTTTTGATGTTTATGGGCGGATTCCTCGGACTCGTGTTCCTGGCGGCGACTGGCAGCATCATTTACTTCAAGCAGCTGACGGAAGCCGGCAGCGACAAAGCCCGTTATGTGATTTTGCATAAAATCGGCGTCAAAAAACGGGAAATCCGCAAAACCGTCGCCAAACAGGTGCTATTCATTTTTGCCCTGCCGCTGGCTTTCGGCATCGCCCACTGTGCTGTCGCCCTGTCGGCATTGTCGAAGCTGATGATGACGAATCTGGTCGTTCCTGTCGTAAGTTGTATGGGTGTCTATGTTTGTATTTACCTGATCTATTATTTCTTGACTGTACATGCGTACTGCAAAATCGTTACCAATACAAAATAA
- a CDS encoding M1 family metallopeptidase, translating into MYRKNFKSVSQKTLTYSLAFTLAACPVVGAGQALAKPAAVASTESIEMTQAHAQVQYRINARLDEKNMRIHGNETVTYRNTSNHTLRKIVFHTYADANRSKTTQTSMFEQNNEEIQKENPQKKPEDFLGGIYIRSAAADGQSLAFSNSNQALTVELKQELKPGEAVTVEIGFEVKIPFGMQRLSYYKDIINGAHWFPVMSVYDENKQEWDNKPYSKTFETDYYDSSDFEVHINVPEAYQVLMPGTITTQADPKEPGRKVVTAVADNTREHVFFASPNYKVESVTRDGLTIEYFYFDNMPNKKKIVDEYIDTAFKAFQFFSEKYGKYPYSEFRIAESYVEGVAVEFARVIQMGQIRPNSDPAHDTTFVHEIAHQWFHALIGNNSEKESFLDEGFADFSMVYFAEKQGDELNGFKSIQIDDVSFIDKPIASNNTEAGGEANPVFYKKGRQAIYQLYRMVGEDKFDAFMQEYFKRYQYKNATISGLLQTIQDTLGEEARKEMDKALHDPQFALKPEYQLSETEKATYLREQFKDAYHLTLSQIPNLPAETMSRIVDKALQGEPLTIVVSDQASGIAKKQQQTILEQLEGFLEVLGIPHEVISDRQTLKNKLKKELPNSNIIAIGSAKTNGLIQALKPGIIQKSKAIGFDWKTKMNQKASSGAYIIKHPYNQNRLLLHLFWNGDALSDNAVEPFAEQMLESLGFSGDFYQYYVLNKTGQVATDKKIANPIAKFFGE; encoded by the coding sequence ATGTATCGAAAAAACTTTAAATCTGTATCACAAAAAACGCTGACTTACTCGCTGGCTTTTACGCTTGCGGCCTGTCCGGTCGTCGGCGCTGGCCAAGCGCTTGCAAAACCAGCCGCCGTCGCATCCACTGAATCCATAGAAATGACGCAAGCGCATGCCCAGGTCCAATACCGGATCAACGCAAGGCTAGACGAGAAGAATATGCGCATCCATGGAAACGAGACCGTCACTTACCGGAACACGTCCAACCATACGCTGCGGAAGATCGTCTTCCATACGTATGCCGATGCCAACCGGTCCAAAACGACCCAAACTTCGATGTTTGAGCAAAACAACGAGGAGATCCAGAAGGAAAATCCGCAGAAGAAGCCGGAAGATTTTCTTGGCGGCATCTACATTCGCAGCGCGGCGGCTGACGGACAATCTTTGGCTTTTTCAAACAGCAATCAGGCTCTGACCGTTGAATTGAAGCAGGAGCTAAAGCCTGGGGAAGCGGTGACGGTTGAAATCGGTTTTGAGGTGAAAATTCCTTTCGGCATGCAGCGCCTGTCCTACTACAAAGACATTATCAATGGCGCACATTGGTTCCCGGTCATGTCGGTCTACGACGAGAACAAACAGGAGTGGGACAACAAGCCGTACAGCAAGACCTTCGAAACCGATTATTACGATTCATCGGATTTCGAAGTTCATATTAACGTGCCGGAAGCCTATCAAGTGCTGATGCCAGGGACGATCACCACGCAGGCGGACCCGAAAGAGCCCGGCCGGAAAGTTGTTACCGCTGTTGCCGATAACACCCGGGAGCATGTCTTTTTTGCCAGCCCGAATTATAAGGTGGAGAGCGTAACGCGTGACGGCTTGACGATTGAATATTTTTATTTCGACAATATGCCAAACAAGAAAAAAATCGTCGATGAATACATCGACACCGCTTTTAAGGCTTTTCAATTTTTCAGTGAAAAATACGGGAAATATCCATACTCTGAGTTCCGGATCGCAGAGTCGTACGTAGAGGGTGTGGCGGTCGAGTTTGCCCGGGTCATCCAAATGGGGCAAATCCGGCCGAATAGCGATCCGGCACATGATACCACATTCGTGCACGAGATTGCCCATCAATGGTTTCATGCTTTAATCGGCAACAATTCGGAGAAAGAGTCGTTTTTGGACGAAGGGTTTGCCGATTTTTCGATGGTGTATTTTGCGGAAAAACAAGGCGATGAGCTGAACGGGTTCAAATCGATCCAAATCGATGATGTGTCTTTTATAGACAAGCCGATCGCCTCAAACAATACGGAAGCGGGGGGCGAGGCCAACCCGGTCTTTTATAAAAAAGGACGCCAGGCCATCTACCAGCTGTACCGCATGGTGGGCGAGGACAAATTCGATGCGTTCATGCAGGAATATTTCAAGCGGTACCAGTACAAAAACGCGACGATCAGCGGGTTGCTGCAAACCATCCAGGATACGCTAGGAGAAGAAGCGCGAAAGGAAATGGACAAGGCGCTGCATGATCCGCAGTTTGCTCTAAAGCCCGAATACCAATTGTCTGAGACAGAAAAAGCCACTTATTTGCGTGAACAGTTTAAAGACGCGTACCATTTGACCCTGTCCCAAATTCCGAATCTTCCGGCGGAAACGATGAGCCGCATCGTGGATAAGGCGCTACAAGGCGAACCGTTGACGATCGTGGTGAGTGATCAGGCCAGCGGCATAGCGAAAAAGCAGCAGCAGACAATCTTGGAACAGCTCGAAGGATTTCTGGAGGTGTTGGGCATTCCGCATGAGGTGATTTCCGATCGGCAAACACTCAAAAATAAGCTGAAAAAGGAGCTGCCAAACAGCAATATTATTGCCATCGGCAGCGCGAAAACGAACGGACTCATCCAGGCGCTTAAACCCGGAATCATACAGAAATCGAAGGCCATCGGCTTCGACTGGAAAACCAAGATGAACCAGAAAGCATCTTCGGGCGCATATATCATTAAGCATCCTTACAATCAAAACCGCCTGCTGCTGCATTTATTCTGGAACGGTGACGCCTTGAGCGACAACGCGGTTGAGCCGTTTGCGGAGCAGATGCTAGAATCGCTCGGTTTTAGCGGCGACTTTTATCAATATTACGTTTTGAACAAAACAGGCCAAGTCGCAACAGATAAAAAGATCGCTAACCCGATAGCGAAATTTTTCGGCGAATAA
- a CDS encoding ABC transporter ATP-binding protein translates to MKTILQANNVNKTFGTKGNLYTALQNINLSIEEGEYVGIMGPSGAGKSTLLNIFSTIDTPTSGEITIVGQNIVAMNEEKLSDFRRNKLGFIFQDYNLLDTLTVKENILLPLALSKVPAAEIEKRVEAIADTFGIREILDKYPYHISGGQKQRAAASRAIVSNPSLILADEPTGALDSKSATSLLESLSKLNQHNQATILMVTHDAYAASFCKRVIFINDGRLFKELHKEGLTRQAFFGQIIEVLATLGGGHHDAI, encoded by the coding sequence ATGAAAACCATACTGCAAGCAAACAACGTAAACAAAACCTTTGGCACAAAAGGAAACCTATATACGGCGCTGCAAAACATCAATCTGAGCATTGAAGAAGGGGAGTATGTCGGCATTATGGGCCCATCCGGTGCGGGGAAGTCGACGCTGCTGAACATCTTTTCGACGATCGATACGCCGACCTCCGGTGAAATTACGATCGTCGGGCAAAACATCGTCGCTATGAACGAGGAGAAGCTGTCCGATTTCCGTCGGAATAAGCTCGGGTTTATTTTTCAGGACTACAATCTACTTGATACATTGACGGTCAAGGAAAACATCCTGCTCCCGCTGGCCTTATCCAAAGTCCCGGCAGCCGAAATCGAAAAGCGGGTTGAGGCAATCGCCGATACGTTTGGCATTCGCGAGATTCTCGATAAGTACCCATACCACATATCGGGGGGACAAAAGCAGCGTGCGGCGGCATCTCGGGCGATCGTGTCGAATCCGAGCTTGATTTTGGCGGACGAGCCGACCGGCGCGCTCGATTCGAAATCAGCGACCAGTCTGCTGGAAAGCTTGAGCAAGCTAAACCAGCACAATCAAGCGACCATCCTGATGGTTACCCACGACGCCTATGCGGCGAGCTTCTGCAAGAGGGTCATTTTTATCAATGACGGCCGGCTGTTCAAAGAGCTCCATAAGGAAGGCTTAACGAGACAAGCATTTTTCGGACAGATTATTGAAGTTTTGGCGACGCTCGGAGGTGGTCATCATGACGCTATTTAA
- the vat(I) gene encoding streptogramin A O-acetyltransferase Vat(I): MLGPNPKEKYPIPGNRNLQFIKNTITKPNIIVGDYSYYDALDGEPFEDQVLYHYEVIGTKLIIGKFCSIAPEVRFLMDGGNHRMDGSTYPFNIFGHGWERHTPSLNQLSIKGDTVVGNDVWIGRRATIMPGVRIGDGSIISAEAVVVKDVAPYTVVGGNPAREIKQRFSQEVIQAFLEIKWWDFDIELIHPYIDAIVSGDIDTLKKMKQRP, translated from the coding sequence ATGTTAGGTCCAAATCCTAAGGAAAAGTATCCGATACCGGGGAATCGTAATTTACAGTTTATAAAGAACACCATTACCAAGCCTAACATTATAGTAGGGGACTATTCTTATTACGATGCATTGGACGGAGAACCGTTTGAAGATCAAGTATTGTACCATTATGAGGTCATCGGGACAAAGCTGATCATCGGGAAGTTCTGTTCGATCGCCCCCGAAGTCCGATTTCTTATGGATGGCGGCAACCACAGGATGGATGGGTCTACCTATCCGTTTAATATTTTCGGGCATGGATGGGAAAGACACACCCCATCTCTAAATCAATTGTCGATCAAAGGAGACACGGTTGTCGGTAACGACGTCTGGATCGGCAGACGCGCCACGATTATGCCGGGGGTGCGAATTGGCGACGGGTCTATTATTAGTGCGGAAGCTGTGGTCGTCAAGGATGTTGCACCCTATACCGTTGTCGGTGGGAATCCTGCTAGGGAAATAAAACAACGGTTTTCGCAAGAAGTTATTCAAGCATTTTTGGAGATAAAATGGTGGGACTTCGATATCGAGCTCATTCATCCCTATATTGACGCCATTGTAAGCGGAGATATAGACACGCTCAAAAAAATGAAGCAGCGTCCTTAA